From Sphingopyxis sp. USTB-05, the proteins below share one genomic window:
- the pip gene encoding prolyl aminopeptidase, with product MDFSRLQASSKIGDDWVYPQPPCLNFGWLEVDRDPAHRIYWEEYGNPAGEPVMFLHGGPGGACAPVMARFFDPKRYRVILFDQRGCGKSEPTVASAGPAVALSKNTTADLIGDVEKLREELEIAGPMHVFGGSWGSTLAMAYAIAHPAHTASLILRGIFLGAPEDLLYLYQGNAATWDADPYGLTEPGAYMKYPAEWAELLSLLTADERKDVMKSYKAIFDMVPATAAEKERQLKAALTWSLWEGVISNMIPETADTGKFGEADFALSFAQIEAHYFANELFLPAGHFFDNIATLASIPVHIVHGRFDEVCPLTQASRLVEALHDAGGAPATYVVTNAGHSAMERENALALTAIMDGLAPIAG from the coding sequence ATGGATTTTTCGCGGTTGCAGGCTTCGAGCAAGATCGGCGACGACTGGGTCTATCCGCAGCCGCCGTGCCTGAATTTCGGCTGGCTGGAGGTCGACCGCGATCCGGCGCACCGCATCTATTGGGAAGAATATGGCAACCCGGCGGGCGAACCGGTGATGTTCCTCCACGGCGGACCCGGCGGCGCATGCGCACCGGTCATGGCCCGTTTCTTCGATCCGAAGCGCTATCGCGTCATCCTGTTCGACCAGCGCGGGTGCGGCAAGAGCGAGCCGACCGTCGCGTCGGCGGGGCCGGCGGTCGCGCTCAGCAAAAACACGACCGCCGACCTGATCGGCGATGTCGAGAAATTGCGCGAGGAGCTGGAAATTGCGGGGCCCATGCATGTGTTCGGGGGGAGTTGGGGCAGCACGCTGGCGATGGCCTATGCGATCGCGCACCCCGCGCATACGGCAAGCCTGATCCTGCGCGGCATCTTTCTGGGCGCGCCCGAGGATCTGCTTTATCTGTACCAGGGCAACGCCGCGACGTGGGATGCCGACCCGTACGGGCTGACCGAGCCCGGCGCCTATATGAAATATCCCGCGGAGTGGGCCGAACTGCTGTCGCTCCTGACCGCCGACGAACGCAAGGATGTGATGAAGTCGTACAAGGCGATCTTCGACATGGTGCCCGCGACCGCGGCCGAGAAGGAACGCCAGTTGAAGGCGGCGCTGACCTGGTCCTTGTGGGAAGGCGTGATCTCGAACATGATCCCCGAGACCGCCGATACGGGCAAGTTCGGCGAGGCCGATTTCGCCCTGAGCTTTGCGCAGATCGAGGCGCATTATTTCGCGAACGAGCTGTTCCTGCCCGCGGGACATTTCTTCGACAATATCGCCACGCTGGCGAGCATCCCGGTGCATATCGTCCACGGCCGCTTCGACGAAGTATGCCCGCTGACACAGGCGTCGCGGCTGGTCGAGGCGCTGCATGATGCAGGCGGCGCGCCCGCGACCTATGTCGTGACCAACGCCGGGCACAGCGCGATGGAGCGCG
- a CDS encoding S9 family peptidase, whose product MHKLAFIGASLLALIPQTSFAQEEPAPAAAEAAAPAPETATAAPMSASAAGSARTAPERRLTGADLFDLSIAADPQISPDGRHIAYVRRSNDIMSDRAVSSIWLIDTATGEETPVAGRSGGAFAPRWSPDGKRLAFASTEGGSAQLWVRWMNGGEAVRLTGLPTSPSSLAWSPDGRSIAYTMLVKDDGPSFGAAPKNKPEGAKWADPLEVHDLLAYRADGEGYLEPGFEKIFVVPATGGSPRQLTFGPYHDGGPLSWSRDGRTIYFSANRKPDWERDPVESEIHALDVTSGTVTALTDRNGPDTDPLVSPDGGKIAYLGFDDKLRAYENTQLYIMNRDGSGKRSLTGNWDYGIDAIKWAADGKSLYAQYDDHGETKVARIGLDGTVRTAATGLSGGGLDRPYTGGSFSVSDGGAIAFTGGTATRPAEVQLNRGGTARILTDLNRSLREVKSLGEVRKITVASSHDGKTIEGWLTLPPGYRDGQRVPLILEIHGGPFSAYGGHFSTDNQLYAAGGYAVLSANPRGSTSYGAAFANEIDKAYPGNDYFDLISIVDCAIELGFADPNALFVTGGSGGGVLTSWIVGKTNRFKAAVTQKPVINWTTQALTADGPGFFGPYWLGAEPWEKPELFWSRSPLSLVGNVETPTLVIVGAEDYRTPVSESEQYYTALRLRGVPSALIKVPGAGHGTIAARPSQSAAKASAILAWFEKYKKGWARPAGDAATK is encoded by the coding sequence ATGCACAAACTCGCATTTATCGGCGCGAGCCTTCTCGCGCTTATCCCGCAAACGAGCTTCGCGCAGGAAGAGCCGGCGCCCGCTGCAGCCGAAGCCGCCGCCCCCGCCCCCGAGACCGCCACCGCCGCCCCCATGTCCGCCTCCGCAGCCGGCAGCGCGCGCACGGCGCCCGAGCGCCGCCTCACCGGCGCCGACCTCTTCGACCTTTCGATCGCCGCCGATCCGCAGATCAGCCCCGACGGGCGCCATATCGCCTATGTCCGCCGCTCGAACGACATCATGTCCGACCGCGCGGTCAGTTCGATCTGGCTGATCGACACCGCCACGGGTGAGGAAACCCCCGTGGCGGGGCGCAGCGGCGGCGCCTTTGCGCCGCGCTGGTCGCCCGACGGCAAGCGCCTCGCCTTCGCCTCGACCGAGGGCGGCAGCGCGCAGCTCTGGGTGCGCTGGATGAACGGCGGCGAGGCCGTCCGGCTCACCGGCTTGCCGACCAGCCCGTCCAGCCTCGCCTGGTCGCCCGACGGCCGCTCGATCGCCTATACGATGCTCGTCAAGGACGACGGCCCCAGCTTCGGCGCGGCGCCGAAGAACAAGCCCGAGGGCGCGAAATGGGCCGACCCGCTAGAGGTCCATGACCTTCTTGCCTATCGCGCCGACGGCGAAGGCTATCTCGAACCCGGCTTCGAAAAGATCTTCGTCGTTCCCGCGACCGGCGGCTCGCCGCGCCAGCTTACCTTCGGCCCCTATCACGACGGCGGCCCCTTGAGCTGGTCGCGCGACGGCCGCACCATCTATTTCAGCGCGAACCGCAAGCCCGACTGGGAACGCGACCCCGTCGAAAGCGAAATCCACGCACTCGACGTCACGAGCGGCACGGTCACCGCGCTGACCGACCGCAACGGCCCCGACACCGACCCGCTCGTCTCGCCCGACGGGGGCAAGATCGCCTATCTCGGCTTCGACGACAAATTGCGCGCCTACGAAAACACACAGCTCTACATCATGAACCGCGACGGATCGGGCAAGCGCAGCCTGACCGGCAATTGGGACTATGGGATCGACGCGATCAAATGGGCCGCCGACGGCAAATCGCTCTATGCCCAATATGACGATCACGGCGAAACCAAGGTCGCGCGCATCGGCCTCGATGGTACCGTACGCACCGCCGCGACGGGCCTCTCGGGCGGCGGGCTCGACCGCCCCTATACCGGCGGCAGCTTCTCCGTGTCGGACGGCGGCGCGATCGCCTTCACCGGCGGCACCGCGACCCGGCCGGCGGAGGTTCAGCTCAATCGCGGCGGCACCGCGCGCATCCTCACCGACCTCAACCGGAGCCTACGCGAAGTGAAATCGCTCGGCGAGGTGCGCAAGATCACCGTCGCCTCCAGCCACGACGGCAAGACGATCGAGGGCTGGCTGACCCTCCCACCCGGCTATCGCGACGGCCAGCGCGTGCCGCTGATCCTCGAAATCCACGGCGGCCCCTTTTCGGCCTATGGCGGCCATTTCTCGACCGACAATCAGCTTTACGCCGCGGGCGGCTATGCCGTTCTCTCGGCGAACCCGCGCGGGTCGACCAGCTATGGCGCGGCCTTCGCGAACGAAATCGACAAGGCCTATCCGGGCAATGACTATTTCGACCTCATCAGCATCGTCGACTGCGCGATCGAACTCGGCTTCGCCGATCCGAACGCCCTCTTCGTCACCGGCGGCTCGGGCGGCGGCGTGCTCACCAGCTGGATCGTCGGCAAGACCAACCGCTTCAAGGCCGCCGTCACCCAAAAACCGGTGATCAACTGGACGACGCAGGCGCTCACCGCCGACGGTCCCGGCTTTTTCGGCCCCTATTGGCTCGGTGCCGAGCCTTGGGAAAAGCCCGAACTCTTCTGGTCGCGCTCGCCGCTCTCGCTCGTCGGCAATGTCGAAACCCCGACGCTCGTCATCGTCGGCGCCGAGGATTACCGCACTCCGGTCAGCGAATCCGAACAATATTACACCGCACTCCGCCTCCGCGGCGTGCCCAGCGCGCTGATCAAGGTTCCCGGCGCCGGCCACGGCACCATCGCCGCACGCCCCTCGCAGTCCGCGGCCAAGGCCTCGGCGATCTTGGCTTGGTTCGAAAAATACAAGAAGGGCTGGGCGCGGCCCGCGGGCGACGCGGCAACGAAATAG
- a CDS encoding Ohr family peroxiredoxin, with product MADKIIFTGTTHVKGGPDGYARSTNDILDLALPQPHPAAENLFAAAWSACFIGALELSAGQRKIKLPASPEADTTIEVLMNDGGFFLRARLDIAVPGIDPVTARELIDNAHKICPYSKAVEGNIDIELNLV from the coding sequence ATGGCTGACAAAATCATCTTCACCGGCACCACCCACGTCAAAGGCGGCCCCGACGGCTATGCCCGCAGCACGAACGACATTCTCGACCTTGCGCTGCCCCAGCCGCACCCCGCCGCCGAAAATCTCTTCGCCGCCGCCTGGTCGGCCTGCTTCATCGGCGCGCTCGAACTCTCCGCCGGACAGCGCAAGATCAAGCTGCCCGCAAGCCCCGAAGCCGACACCACGATCGAAGTTCTGATGAACGATGGCGGCTTCTTCCTCCGCGCCCGCCTCGACATCGCGGTCCCCGGCATCGACCCCGTCACCGCCCGCGAACTGATCGACAATGCGCACAAGATCTGCCCCTATTCGAAGGCGGTCGAAGGCAATATCGACATCGAACTCAACCTCGTCTGA
- a CDS encoding MarR family winged helix-turn-helix transcriptional regulator, with protein MTQSPPTERPKLGEFLCFAVYSANLAFGRAYRPILEKLGLTYTQYVALVALWEQDDQTVGELGDKMFLESNTLTPILKKLEQSGFIERRRDPADERQVRIRLTAKGSELRSHEIGNELFDATGLGDSFFDVQKSVAKLRDNLMRSLDD; from the coding sequence ATGACCCAGTCGCCACCCACCGAACGGCCCAAACTCGGGGAATTCCTCTGCTTCGCGGTCTATTCGGCGAACCTCGCCTTCGGCCGCGCCTATCGCCCGATCCTCGAAAAACTCGGCCTCACCTATACCCAATATGTCGCGCTCGTCGCCCTGTGGGAACAGGACGATCAGACCGTCGGCGAGCTTGGCGATAAGATGTTTCTCGAATCGAACACGCTCACCCCCATTCTCAAGAAGCTCGAACAATCGGGCTTTATCGAGCGCCGCCGCGACCCCGCCGACGAGCGTCAGGTTCGCATCCGGCTGACCGCCAAGGGCAGCGAGCTGCGCAGCCACGAGATCGGCAATGAATTGTTCGACGCGACCGGGCTCGGCGACAGCTTCTTCGACGTCCAGAAATCGGTCGCCAAGCTGCGCGACAATCTGATGCGCTCGCTGGACGACTGA
- a CDS encoding 2OG-Fe(II) oxygenase: MTETIEKTIAARLCTLDWTNVAAALDREGWAVLPRILSDAECDESAALYGREAGFRSHVHMARHGFGRGEYRYFAYPLPPLVADLRDGLYPHLAPIANRWHERMGMAVRFPAAHTEFLARCHDAGQRRPTPLLLQYGAGDYNCLHQDLYGEHVFPLQVAALLSAPGADFDGGEFVLTEQRPRMQSRAAVVPLAKGDAVVFAVNARPVKGARGDYRVAMRHGVSEIRSGRRHTLGVIFHDAA, encoded by the coding sequence ATGACCGAAACGATCGAAAAGACTATCGCGGCGCGCCTCTGCACGCTGGACTGGACGAATGTCGCGGCGGCGCTCGACCGCGAGGGCTGGGCGGTGTTGCCGCGCATATTGAGCGATGCCGAATGCGACGAGAGTGCCGCGCTCTATGGCCGCGAGGCTGGGTTTCGCAGCCATGTCCATATGGCGCGGCATGGGTTCGGGCGCGGGGAATATCGCTACTTCGCTTATCCCCTGCCGCCGCTCGTCGCGGATTTGCGGGACGGATTATATCCGCACCTGGCGCCGATCGCGAACCGCTGGCACGAGCGGATGGGGATGGCGGTGCGCTTTCCCGCCGCGCACACGGAATTTCTGGCGCGGTGCCATGATGCGGGGCAGCGTCGGCCGACGCCTTTGCTGCTGCAATATGGCGCGGGCGATTATAATTGCCTGCATCAGGACCTGTATGGCGAGCATGTCTTTCCGTTGCAGGTCGCGGCGCTGCTGTCGGCCCCGGGAGCGGATTTCGACGGCGGCGAATTCGTGCTGACCGAGCAAAGGCCGCGGATGCAATCGCGGGCCGCCGTGGTGCCGCTGGCGAAAGGCGATGCGGTGGTGTTCGCGGTGAATGCGCGCCCGGTAAAGGGCGCGCGCGGCGACTATCGCGTCGCGATGCGCCATGGGGTCAGCGAAATCCGGTCGGGCCGGCGGCACACGCTGGGCGTCATTTTCCACGACGCCGCTTGA
- a CDS encoding ABC transporter ATP-binding protein yields MTSTPQKGRADSIRRVLDFTFRHWAGQRGRAAFIALFITAATLTEVFVPLFAGRLIDALAAGRSDGAFALFAAMAALGLAMVLLRHVAWAGIVPFTLRMMRGVTQDSFHRVQRFSTDWHANAFAGSTVRKITRGMWAFDTLNDVLLLQLLPSVVVLVGTMLLLGWHWPLLGLVMGVGAAAYVAMTVVLATRWASPAATLSNAWDTKLGGLLSDAIGSNAVVKAFGAEDREEARVETLLAKWAKRTRRTWMRYTWSGSAQILLLWVVRSAITGAALWLWWHGAATPGDVAYVLTSYFVVHGYLVDIGFHIHHLQRSVNEMEELVDLHDQPLGIEDRADAQPIRIDAGEVRFDDVTFRYGGHDTPLYEHLDVLIRGGERVGLVGHSGSGKTSFVKLIQRLYDVGEGRVTIDGQDVSHATQQSLRAQIAIVQQEPILFHRSLADNIAYARPDATRAEVEAAARLANAHDFIARLPRGYATLVGERGVKLSGGERQRVALARAFLADAPILILDEATSSLDSESEALIQQAMDRLMKGRTAIVIAHRLSTVRTLDRILVFDQGRVIEDGDHETLLANTGGQYRRLFDRQSGNIVDEADALIDG; encoded by the coding sequence ATGACATCGACGCCTCAAAAGGGCCGCGCGGATTCGATCCGCCGCGTCCTCGACTTTACCTTTCGCCACTGGGCCGGGCAGCGCGGACGCGCGGCCTTCATCGCCCTGTTCATCACCGCCGCGACGCTCACGGAGGTTTTCGTGCCGCTGTTTGCGGGACGCCTGATCGACGCGCTCGCGGCGGGCCGGAGCGACGGCGCCTTCGCGCTGTTCGCGGCAATGGCGGCGCTCGGCCTCGCGATGGTGCTGCTCCGCCACGTCGCCTGGGCCGGCATCGTCCCCTTCACCCTGCGCATGATGCGGGGCGTGACGCAGGACAGCTTTCACCGCGTCCAGCGCTTTTCGACCGACTGGCACGCCAATGCCTTTGCCGGTTCGACCGTGCGCAAGATCACGCGCGGCATGTGGGCGTTCGACACGCTCAACGACGTCCTGCTGCTGCAGTTGCTGCCTTCGGTCGTCGTGCTCGTCGGCACGATGCTCCTCCTTGGCTGGCACTGGCCGCTGCTCGGGCTTGTCATGGGCGTCGGCGCCGCTGCCTATGTCGCGATGACCGTCGTGCTTGCCACACGCTGGGCGTCGCCCGCCGCGACCTTGTCGAACGCATGGGATACAAAGCTTGGCGGCCTCCTCTCGGACGCGATCGGGTCGAACGCCGTCGTCAAGGCGTTCGGTGCCGAAGACCGCGAGGAAGCGCGCGTCGAAACGCTGCTCGCCAAATGGGCAAAGCGGACGCGGCGCACCTGGATGCGCTATACCTGGTCGGGCAGCGCGCAGATCCTTCTCCTCTGGGTCGTGCGCAGCGCGATCACCGGCGCGGCATTATGGCTGTGGTGGCACGGCGCCGCCACGCCGGGCGATGTCGCCTATGTGCTGACCAGCTATTTCGTCGTCCACGGCTATCTCGTCGATATCGGCTTTCACATCCACCATCTGCAGCGTTCGGTGAACGAGATGGAGGAACTCGTCGACCTTCACGACCAGCCGCTGGGGATCGAGGACCGGGCGGATGCGCAGCCGATCCGGATCGATGCCGGCGAGGTGCGTTTCGACGACGTGACGTTCCGCTATGGCGGGCACGATACGCCGCTCTACGAGCATCTCGACGTCCTGATCCGCGGCGGCGAACGGGTCGGCCTTGTCGGCCACTCGGGGTCGGGCAAGACCAGCTTCGTCAAACTTATCCAGCGCCTCTATGACGTCGGCGAGGGCCGGGTGACGATCGACGGGCAGGATGTGTCGCACGCGACGCAGCAATCGCTGCGCGCGCAGATCGCGATCGTGCAGCAGGAACCGATCCTGTTCCACCGCAGCCTGGCCGACAATATCGCCTATGCCCGCCCCGACGCGACCCGCGCCGAGGTCGAGGCGGCGGCGCGGCTCGCCAATGCGCATGATTTCATCGCGCGCCTGCCGCGCGGCTATGCGACGCTCGTCGGCGAACGCGGGGTCAAGTTGTCGGGCGGCGAACGGCAGCGCGTGGCGCTCGCGCGCGCGTTCCTTGCCGATGCGCCGATCCTGATCCTCGACGAGGCGACGTCGAGCCTCGATTCGGAAAGCGAGGCGCTGATCCAGCAGGCGATGGACCGGCTGATGAAGGGCCGCACCGCGATCGTCATCGCGCACCGTTTGTCGACGGTGCGGACGCTCGACCGGATTCTGGTCTTCGATCAGGGCCGCGTCATCGAGGACGGCGACCATGAAACGCTGCTCGCCAATACAGGGGGGCAGTATCGCCGGCTGTTCGACCGCCAGTCGGGCAACATCGTCGACGAGGCGGACGCGCTCATCGACGGCTAG
- a CDS encoding endonuclease/exonuclease/phosphatase family protein → MTAVLRASFFRRPFVAAGALALAACGPKPPLRVMACDAAPAASVTVAKDGQSASATLSVLTYNLEGLGWPARKGRSAELKQIGERLAAMREAGRGPDVILFQEMFSGAAKRAVEASGYPAIAPGPRRTTRPYIADQGKMAGKAKPLKGELGIKLVGGGLAIASRYPIVETALDAYGRRACAGLDCLSNKGVMLARIAMPGVPAPIDIYNTHMNSRGASGVSEARDGEAHARQAIAASEFIARTQDMAVPLIFGGDFNMRHSEDRWAEFSEYHPLTLVHEVCIDPASACEVKMSWDGDAPWMDTQDLQFFADGAELTVRPIRVEALFDGGASGPQLSDHDGFLVTYELSWPVGMAAKPMCRGAEKEGAPDHRF, encoded by the coding sequence ATGACTGCTGTTCTTCGCGCTTCGTTTTTCCGGCGGCCTTTTGTCGCGGCAGGCGCGCTCGCGCTTGCGGCGTGTGGGCCGAAGCCGCCGCTGCGCGTGATGGCGTGCGACGCGGCGCCCGCTGCGTCGGTGACGGTCGCGAAGGACGGGCAATCGGCAAGCGCGACGCTGTCGGTGCTGACCTATAATCTGGAAGGGCTGGGCTGGCCGGCGCGCAAGGGGCGGTCGGCGGAGCTGAAGCAGATCGGCGAGCGGCTGGCGGCGATGCGCGAGGCGGGCAGGGGCCCCGACGTCATCCTGTTCCAGGAGATGTTCAGCGGCGCGGCGAAGCGCGCGGTCGAAGCAAGCGGGTATCCGGCGATCGCGCCGGGGCCGCGGCGGACGACCAGGCCCTATATCGCCGATCAGGGCAAGATGGCGGGCAAGGCAAAGCCGCTGAAGGGCGAGCTGGGCATCAAGCTGGTCGGCGGCGGGCTGGCGATCGCGTCGCGCTATCCGATCGTGGAGACGGCGCTCGACGCCTATGGCCGGCGCGCCTGCGCGGGGCTCGACTGCCTGTCGAACAAGGGGGTGATGCTGGCGCGAATCGCGATGCCGGGCGTCCCCGCGCCGATCGACATCTATAACACGCACATGAATTCGCGCGGCGCGTCGGGGGTGTCGGAGGCGCGCGACGGCGAGGCGCATGCGCGGCAGGCGATCGCGGCGTCGGAATTCATCGCGCGGACGCAGGATATGGCGGTGCCGCTGATCTTTGGCGGCGATTTCAACATGCGCCATTCGGAAGATCGCTGGGCGGAGTTTTCAGAATATCACCCGCTGACGCTGGTCCACGAAGTCTGCATCGATCCGGCGTCGGCGTGCGAGGTGAAGATGTCGTGGGACGGCGACGCGCCGTGGATGGACACGCAGGACCTGCAATTCTTCGCCGACGGCGCGGAGCTGACAGTGCGGCCGATCCGCGTCGAAGCCTTGTTCGACGGCGGCGCGAGCGGGCCGCAATTGTCGGATCATGACGGCTTCCTCGTCACCTATGAGCTGAGCTGGCCGGTGGGGATGGCTGCGAAGCCGATGTGCCGGGGCGCCGAAAAGGAAGGCGCCCCGGATCATCGTTTCTAG
- a CDS encoding M20/M25/M40 family metallo-hydrolase, with the protein MTLRHVAALLPFLLAAPAAAQSGIDAANLTQTVRTLASDQFQGRAPGTIGEERTIGYLIGRLQALGLEPAGTGGGWTQPVPLLHTRLGTPTTLGFDRKGTATPLTFGTDIYLSTLQPKDQAVIANAPLVFVGYGVAAPERGWDDFKGQDLKGKVAVFLINDPDFVATKGEDSFGKFGGRTMTYYGRWTYKFEEAARRGAIGALIVHDTDGVGYGWNVVKAPGGENYGLVMPPEKVTSLALQGWISGETATSLFANAGQDLAKLRTAARRKDFKPVDLGTGFNAAIPVTQEVVQSQNVLAKIPGAKRPDEVVIYGAHWDAYGEGAPDEKGRIYRAGANDDALGVAGLFEIARNFKAAPAPDRTIAFAFWTAEERGLLGSEAYAQNPIFPAEKTVANFGLDILQTAGKAKDVVLVGKGQGTLEDDLARVAATQGRTVSVESLPERGLFYRADHFSLAKRGVPVLLMMGIAGASDLVEGGKPAGQAWVDAYTGKCYHQACDAWDESWNLDGAVQDISIFYTIGDELARSAKWPGWKDGSEFKAVRDKSAASRK; encoded by the coding sequence ATGACCCTACGCCACGTCGCCGCCCTCCTCCCCTTCCTCCTCGCCGCGCCCGCCGCGGCGCAGTCCGGCATCGACGCCGCGAACCTCACCCAAACCGTCCGCACCCTCGCCTCCGACCAGTTTCAGGGCCGCGCGCCCGGCACGATCGGCGAGGAGCGCACGATCGGCTATCTGATCGGTCGGTTGCAGGCGCTGGGGCTCGAACCCGCGGGTACCGGCGGCGGCTGGACCCAGCCCGTCCCCCTGCTCCACACCCGCCTCGGCACCCCGACGACGCTCGGCTTCGACCGCAAGGGCACGGCAACGCCGCTCACCTTCGGCACCGACATCTATCTCTCGACGCTGCAGCCGAAGGATCAGGCGGTGATCGCGAACGCCCCGCTCGTCTTCGTCGGCTATGGCGTCGCCGCGCCCGAACGCGGCTGGGACGATTTCAAGGGTCAGGATTTGAAGGGCAAGGTCGCGGTCTTCCTGATCAACGACCCCGATTTCGTCGCGACCAAGGGCGAGGATAGCTTCGGCAAGTTCGGCGGCCGGACGATGACCTATTATGGCCGCTGGACCTATAAGTTCGAAGAGGCCGCGCGCCGCGGCGCGATCGGCGCGCTGATCGTCCACGACACCGACGGCGTCGGCTATGGCTGGAACGTCGTCAAAGCACCGGGCGGCGAAAATTACGGCCTCGTCATGCCGCCCGAAAAGGTGACCAGCCTCGCGCTCCAGGGCTGGATTTCGGGCGAGACCGCGACCAGCCTGTTCGCAAACGCCGGACAGGATCTGGCAAAGCTGCGCACCGCCGCGCGCCGCAAGGATTTCAAGCCCGTCGACCTCGGCACCGGCTTCAACGCCGCGATCCCGGTGACGCAGGAAGTCGTGCAAAGCCAGAATGTCCTCGCCAAGATCCCCGGCGCCAAACGCCCCGACGAGGTCGTCATCTATGGCGCGCATTGGGATGCCTATGGCGAAGGGGCGCCCGACGAAAAGGGCCGCATCTATCGCGCCGGCGCCAATGACGACGCGCTCGGCGTCGCCGGCCTGTTCGAAATCGCGCGCAATTTCAAAGCCGCTCCCGCCCCCGACCGCACGATCGCCTTCGCCTTCTGGACCGCCGAGGAACGCGGGCTGCTCGGTTCGGAGGCCTATGCCCAAAACCCGATCTTCCCGGCGGAAAAAACCGTCGCCAACTTCGGTCTCGACATCCTCCAGACCGCCGGCAAGGCAAAGGACGTCGTCCTCGTCGGCAAGGGACAGGGCACGCTGGAGGACGATCTCGCGCGCGTCGCCGCCACGCAAGGCCGCACCGTCAGCGTCGAAAGCCTCCCCGAACGCGGCCTCTTTTACCGCGCCGACCATTTCAGCCTCGCCAAGCGCGGCGTCCCCGTCCTTCTGATGATGGGCATCGCGGGCGCCTCCGACCTTGTCGAGGGCGGCAAGCCCGCCGGGCAGGCATGGGTCGATGCCTATACCGGCAAATGCTATCATCAGGCGTGCGACGCGTGGGACGAAAGCTGGAACTTGGACGGCGCGGTGCAGGACATCTCGATCTTCTATACGATCGGCGACGAACTCGCCCGCTCGGCCAAATGGCCGGGCTGGAAGGACGGCAGCGAATTCAAGGCCGTTCGCGACAAGAGCGCGGCATCGCGGAAATAA